A genome region from Pseudomonadota bacterium includes the following:
- a CDS encoding glycosyltransferase family 39 protein, which translates to MNRPEASPESSPPQPSDPPSNNLAPLGSRVAVAAAFALALALLLLGLGNSTLWSRDETTYAVISRAMLTSGDWVTLHFNGRPWLNHPPFFFWLMAADFHLLGINEIAARLPAVVFGAAGVALIVAMGGDLVGRWGAVAAALALLLNPLYFVESRMAIIDSTFLFFLTLTMLAFHRGWLGDGKAWRLFFVSLGLSCLVKGPWGLVYPMAIIIAFTALGRETRRLREIPWGWGMPVALVIGGAWYATQLALHGAAFAQTVLGYYFIGRITTQVEHQGGPFWLYLAVLSAGFLPWSPLLPPALRALWERRATDARARLIICWLGAPLIGLSLASTKLPSYTLLILPPCALAVGGWCARIGERQSLVVPFGLASAASLCLSALVAFKGEAWTAAPLPALHAASAAFLLQGIALGAAVGAAARPGTSAVPVMLSALGAGLFLITVTKRSQWPCASRHAPQIGARSTVPGFSASSSTVTMALTRSCATRIRCAPGSRVALMASWSPAQTRSHTSPQRCAPISRPLRRPSGKPSSACARRTAENADLGPDGLPEARLQPRFESQISRHDLARQRGILEMNVVDAIVLTDEALHRDEAEHAICDLCLTSLVAHPECIAMKPVLEHRIDDAPVRYVSETGELENLVEDGLHLQTLVVT; encoded by the coding sequence GTGAATCGGCCCGAAGCGTCGCCTGAGTCGTCTCCTCCCCAGCCGTCAGACCCGCCATCAAACAACCTCGCCCCTCTTGGATCTCGCGTGGCGGTTGCGGCGGCTTTCGCATTGGCTCTCGCACTCCTCTTGCTCGGCCTGGGAAACAGCACCCTCTGGTCACGTGACGAGACCACCTACGCCGTCATCTCACGCGCCATGCTCACGAGCGGCGACTGGGTCACGCTTCACTTCAACGGTCGCCCGTGGCTCAACCATCCCCCGTTCTTCTTCTGGCTCATGGCCGCAGACTTTCACCTGCTCGGAATCAACGAGATTGCCGCGCGACTGCCGGCAGTCGTGTTCGGCGCCGCGGGGGTTGCGCTGATCGTCGCCATGGGGGGCGACCTCGTCGGGCGTTGGGGAGCGGTTGCAGCGGCGCTCGCACTGCTTCTCAACCCGCTGTACTTCGTCGAGAGCCGGATGGCCATCATCGATTCGACCTTCCTGTTCTTCCTCACCCTCACGATGCTCGCATTCCATCGAGGCTGGCTCGGCGATGGCAAGGCCTGGCGCCTGTTCTTCGTCTCGCTGGGACTGTCGTGTCTGGTGAAAGGACCATGGGGCCTCGTCTACCCGATGGCGATCATCATCGCGTTCACGGCACTGGGCCGTGAGACGCGGCGACTGCGCGAAATCCCGTGGGGGTGGGGAATGCCGGTGGCGCTCGTCATCGGCGGCGCATGGTACGCCACACAGCTGGCGCTGCACGGCGCAGCCTTCGCGCAAACGGTTCTCGGATACTACTTCATCGGCCGCATCACGACCCAGGTCGAGCATCAGGGCGGGCCTTTCTGGCTCTACCTCGCGGTTCTCTCCGCCGGATTCCTCCCGTGGTCGCCCTTGCTGCCGCCCGCGCTCCGCGCGCTGTGGGAGCGCCGCGCAACCGATGCGCGGGCGCGCCTGATCATCTGCTGGCTGGGCGCTCCCCTCATCGGTCTCTCTCTGGCCTCGACCAAGCTGCCCAGCTACACCTTGCTCATTCTGCCCCCGTGCGCCCTGGCCGTAGGAGGCTGGTGTGCGCGAATCGGGGAACGACAATCGCTCGTGGTGCCCTTCGGTCTCGCGTCGGCGGCAAGCCTGTGCCTCAGCGCACTTGTGGCGTTCAAGGGAGAAGCCTGGACCGCGGCTCCCCTACCCGCCCTCCACGCAGCCAGCGCAGCCTTCCTGCTGCAGGGCATTGCGCTCGGCGCCGCCGTGGGCGCGGCGGCCCGCCCGGGAACGTCCGCGGTTCCCGTGATGCTCAGCGCACTGGGCGCCGGACTCTTCCTGATCACGGTGACCAAGAGGTCGCAATGGCCTTGCGCGTCGCGTCACGCCCCACAGATCGGCGCGCGTTCTACGGTCCCGGGGTTTTCGGCATCGTCTTCTACGGTGACGATGGCCCTTACGAGGAGCTGCGCCACGAGGATTCGCTGCGCGCCTGGATCTCGCGTGGCGCTGATGGCGTCATGGTCACCCGCACAGACGCGCTCTCACACCTCCCCGCAGAGGTGCGCGCCCATCTCGAGACCGTTGCGCAGACCCAGCGGGAAACCATCCTCCGCGTGCGCTAGGAGAACGGCCGAAAATGCCGACCTCGGCCCAGATGGATTGCCAGAGGCGCGGCTTCAGCCGCGCTTCGAGAGCCAGATCTCGCGCCATGATCTAGCACGCCAGCGCGGCATTCTTGAGATGAACGTCGTAGATGCCATCGTCCTGACAGATGAAGCCCTGCATCGCGATGAAGCAGAACACGCGATTTGCGACCTCTGCCTGACGTCGCTTGTTGCTCATCCAGAATGCATAGCGATGAAGCCCGTCCTCGAGCATCGCATAGACGACGCGCCTGTCAGATATGTCTCCGAAACGGGTGAGCTCGAGAACCTGGTCGAAGATGGCCTCCACCTCCAGACCCTCGTGGTGACCTGA
- a CDS encoding FHA domain-containing protein gives MRCSPISGASMGSLVPRGRLTSWFCAVMGPAAVGRLQPPEQEGLVNDVNCPTMAPNSDEETSRLHLPGSRGEANDGLFLLHVLTGGQAGREFPITHDGFVLGRSSDASLILDDSGVSRKHACFNQTTDGLLTVSDLGSTNGTFVNQERVDSKIVAHGDLVSLGGAVSLQVHLRRRVQSLPTDDTTSSKGALSVGKTLVLGPLERIALETTRAMRASRPMHLALIEVELPSGQESGSDSDVAYQLVKKCLSRHTRATDFIGRFDSDLIFIIVGGHSEEEAAEKFSSIHTELDSLQLPVTMPDGFDQYVRPMSYIGYVALEGSIDTQPESLVSAARRALDSAKKPNGKRLRKGNTSNL, from the coding sequence ATGCGATGCTCGCCCATCAGCGGTGCTTCCATGGGCTCGCTGGTTCCACGCGGGAGGCTGACTTCCTGGTTCTGTGCCGTCATGGGCCCGGCTGCGGTTGGGAGACTGCAACCGCCTGAGCAGGAAGGTCTTGTGAATGACGTGAATTGCCCGACAATGGCTCCGAATTCAGACGAAGAGACGTCACGGCTGCACCTGCCCGGCAGCCGAGGAGAAGCCAATGACGGCTTGTTCCTCCTTCACGTGCTGACAGGCGGGCAGGCTGGTCGTGAGTTTCCCATCACGCATGACGGCTTTGTGCTCGGTCGTTCCTCTGACGCCAGCCTCATCCTCGATGACTCTGGCGTGAGCCGCAAGCACGCCTGCTTCAATCAGACGACCGATGGCCTGCTCACCGTGTCTGACCTCGGATCGACCAATGGCACGTTTGTGAACCAGGAGCGCGTCGACTCCAAGATCGTGGCGCACGGCGACCTGGTGTCGCTCGGAGGTGCCGTCAGCCTGCAGGTGCACTTGCGTCGGCGCGTTCAATCTCTCCCAACAGACGACACCACTTCGTCGAAGGGCGCATTGAGCGTCGGGAAGACCCTGGTGCTCGGCCCACTCGAACGCATCGCGCTCGAGACCACTCGCGCGATGCGTGCAAGCCGGCCGATGCATCTGGCCCTCATCGAGGTAGAGCTGCCATCTGGCCAGGAGAGCGGCTCTGACAGCGATGTGGCATATCAGCTCGTGAAGAAGTGCTTGTCGCGCCACACGCGTGCCACCGATTTCATTGGGCGCTTCGACAGCGATCTGATCTTCATCATCGTGGGCGGACACTCTGAAGAAGAGGCCGCTGAGAAGTTCTCATCGATTCACACCGAGCTCGACAGCCTCCAGCTGCCGGTGACCATGCCGGACGGTTTCGATCAGTATGTTCGTCCGATGAGCTACATCGGGTATGTGGCCCTCGAAGGGAGCATCGACACGCAGCCCGAGTCGCTTGTCTCGGCTGCGAGACGTGCGCTCGACTCCGCGAAGAAGCCGAACGGCAAGCGCCTTCGAAAGGGCAACACGTCGAATCTGTAG